In the Candidatus Limnocylindria bacterium genome, one interval contains:
- a CDS encoding DUF58 domain-containing protein: MTRSGRFEWPIVIAIVAVAAISRSPALIVLGAGGLVVWLMVWVTGRLALVGLETQLAVSPDRLIAGEPLVATVTIINRKPLPLPWLDLRLFLPEGIETPEPTPGLARGWVNAGFAPRGHERLVLRFPLTVMQRGAYAVGPIRLRGGDWLGFTVSERTDHITAHVVGYPAPLAVRDRQLPSLRPLAELATRRGLLPDPLRFRGVREHRSGDPRKEIHWKASARLRELQTKLYEPATSLDAIFLVNVASYEQYWIQADPEAVEFVVSAAADMVRIAANAGRQIGLVTNGLDNLTHERPRSALGRGPHSLTRSLEILARLGPYAANSPEAVFLGERGRLPWGATLIVVTPKVTTGLASAIVALRRAHHRVFGVSVAPVDAELATYLRGRGVVLDVLRPAELRRAS, encoded by the coding sequence ATGACGCGGTCCGGCCGCTTCGAGTGGCCGATCGTCATCGCGATCGTCGCCGTTGCCGCCATCTCTCGTTCGCCCGCGCTCATCGTGCTCGGCGCCGGCGGTCTCGTCGTGTGGCTCATGGTGTGGGTAACGGGACGTCTCGCGCTCGTCGGTCTCGAGACGCAGCTCGCGGTCTCGCCGGATCGTCTCATCGCCGGCGAGCCGCTCGTCGCGACGGTGACGATCATCAACCGCAAGCCGTTGCCTCTGCCGTGGCTCGACCTTCGCCTGTTCCTTCCGGAGGGCATCGAGACCCCCGAGCCGACCCCAGGCCTCGCGCGCGGCTGGGTCAATGCCGGCTTCGCACCGCGCGGCCACGAGCGGCTCGTGCTGCGCTTCCCACTGACCGTGATGCAGCGCGGCGCCTACGCCGTCGGCCCGATCCGCCTACGCGGCGGGGACTGGCTCGGCTTCACCGTCTCCGAGCGGACCGACCACATCACCGCGCACGTCGTCGGCTATCCGGCGCCGCTCGCGGTGCGTGACCGCCAGCTGCCATCCCTGCGGCCGTTGGCGGAGCTCGCCACGCGGCGCGGTCTGCTGCCCGATCCGCTGCGCTTTCGCGGCGTGCGCGAGCATCGCAGCGGCGATCCCCGGAAGGAGATCCACTGGAAGGCTTCGGCGCGGCTGCGCGAGCTTCAGACGAAGCTGTACGAGCCCGCCACGAGCCTCGATGCGATCTTCCTCGTCAACGTCGCGTCCTACGAGCAGTACTGGATCCAGGCGGACCCCGAAGCGGTCGAGTTCGTCGTGTCGGCCGCCGCGGACATGGTGCGCATCGCCGCCAACGCCGGTCGCCAGATCGGCCTGGTGACGAACGGCCTCGACAACCTCACGCACGAGCGCCCGCGCTCGGCGCTCGGCCGCGGTCCGCATTCGCTCACACGGAGCCTCGAGATCCTCGCGCGCCTTGGACCCTATGCCGCGAACTCGCCGGAGGCGGTGTTCCTCGGCGAGCGTGGCCGCTTGCCGTGGGGCGCGACGCTGATCGTCGTGACACCGAAGGTCACGACGGGTCTCGCCAGCGCGATCGTCGCGCTGCGCCGCGCGCATCACCGCGTGTTCGGAGTGAGCGTCGCGCCGGTCGATGCCGAACTGGCCACGTATCTTCGCGGGCGCGGCGTCGTCCTCGACGTCCTGCGTCCGGCGGAGCTTCGTCGTGCGAGCTAG
- a CDS encoding PHP domain-containing protein, protein MDLHTHSTASDGALSPAELIARAGERGVRIQALADHDTLRGVAEAVAEGERRGVRVIPATELNTESEWGDVHVLAYFVDPQDAALEERLRWLRENRGRRIELMVEKLNALGYAVSVDRVREIAQGGSTLASLAEQGPLPLGRPHLAQALFEAGHVPTYDSAFDTLISKESPAYVSRVGLAPLEAVSLARRHGGVPSLAHPGTVTGLERLLPQLVDAGLVGMECYYGSHTAAFTALCLRLCGRYGLVPTGGSDFHGRGEHGTDLGGVFVPEECIAALETHRAGN, encoded by the coding sequence TCATCGCGCGTGCCGGCGAGCGCGGCGTGCGCATCCAAGCGCTGGCCGATCACGACACGCTGCGCGGAGTCGCCGAGGCGGTCGCGGAGGGCGAGCGCCGCGGTGTGCGCGTGATCCCGGCGACCGAGCTGAACACCGAATCGGAGTGGGGAGATGTCCACGTGCTCGCCTATTTCGTCGATCCGCAGGACGCCGCGCTCGAGGAGCGACTGCGCTGGCTGCGCGAGAACCGCGGACGGCGTATCGAGCTGATGGTGGAGAAGCTGAACGCCCTCGGCTACGCCGTCTCCGTAGACCGAGTGCGCGAGATCGCGCAGGGTGGGTCCACGCTCGCTTCGCTCGCTGAACAGGGGCCCCTCCCCCTGGGCCGCCCGCATCTAGCGCAGGCGCTGTTCGAGGCCGGCCATGTGCCGACCTACGACAGCGCTTTCGACACGCTCATCAGCAAGGAATCTCCGGCGTACGTCTCGCGCGTCGGCCTCGCGCCGCTCGAAGCAGTGTCGCTCGCGCGCAGGCACGGAGGCGTCCCGTCACTCGCGCACCCCGGCACCGTCACGGGTCTCGAACGTTTGCTGCCCCAGCTCGTCGACGCCGGCCTCGTCGGAATGGAGTGTTACTACGGCTCACACACAGCCGCGTTCACCGCACTGTGCCTCCGTCTATGCGGACGTTACGGTCTCGTGCCGACCGGAGGCAGCGATTTCCACGGCCGCGGCGAGCACGGCACGGATCTCGGTGGCGTCTTCGTGCCGGAGGAGTGCATCGCAGCGCTGGAGACCCACCGAGCGGGGAACTGA
- a CDS encoding MoxR family ATPase, whose product MTTVKEAANRLVEQVGQVVVGKRAATEQLLAALLVEGHVLLDDVPGVGKTTLARAVARSFALSFRRIQCTPDLVPSDITGVSIFDQRTQTFEYRPGPLMANIVLVDEINRATPRAQSSLLEAMQERQVTVDETTHALPEPFCVIATQNPIELEGTFPLPEAQLDRFLLMLQLGYPNAEEEDDILRVHGPGTVSTDDLRPIFDASALASLRDEVRAVRVSDAVRRYVADVVRATRTAEGVELGASPRAALALYRAAQAHAAIRGRAYVLPDDVKAQASAVLRHRLFLIADAQMRGRTGAAVVADVLARTPVPAEESRSIAGGEPPATPLRGVASR is encoded by the coding sequence GTGACCACGGTCAAGGAGGCTGCGAACCGCCTCGTCGAGCAGGTCGGACAGGTCGTCGTCGGAAAGCGTGCGGCGACCGAGCAGCTTCTCGCGGCGCTGCTGGTCGAAGGACATGTGCTCCTCGACGACGTCCCCGGAGTGGGGAAGACGACGCTCGCGCGAGCGGTCGCGCGATCGTTCGCGCTTTCGTTCCGCAGGATCCAGTGCACGCCGGACCTGGTGCCGTCGGACATCACCGGCGTCTCGATCTTCGATCAGCGGACGCAGACGTTCGAGTACCGGCCGGGACCGCTCATGGCGAACATCGTGCTCGTCGATGAGATCAACCGCGCGACGCCGCGTGCGCAGTCGAGCCTGCTGGAGGCCATGCAGGAGCGGCAGGTCACGGTCGACGAAACGACGCATGCGCTTCCGGAGCCGTTCTGCGTGATCGCGACACAGAATCCGATCGAGCTCGAGGGAACATTCCCGCTGCCCGAGGCGCAGCTCGACCGATTCCTTCTCATGCTGCAGCTCGGCTATCCGAACGCCGAGGAGGAAGACGACATCCTCCGCGTTCACGGACCGGGGACGGTGTCCACCGACGACCTGCGACCGATCTTCGACGCGAGCGCGCTCGCGTCGCTCCGTGACGAGGTCCGCGCGGTCCGTGTGAGCGATGCCGTGCGCCGCTACGTCGCGGATGTCGTGAGGGCGACGCGCACCGCGGAGGGCGTCGAGCTCGGCGCGAGTCCACGCGCCGCGCTCGCGCTCTATCGCGCGGCGCAGGCGCACGCGGCGATCCGCGGTCGGGCGTACGTCCTGCCCGACGACGTGAAGGCGCAGGCGTCCGCGGTGCTCCGCCACCGCCTCTTCCTCATCGCCGACGCGCAGATGCGCGGACGCACCGGCGCGGCCGTCGTGGCCGATGTGCTGGCGCGCACGCCCGTTCCGGCGGAGGAGAGTCGGTCCATCGCAGGGGGAGAACCCCCAGCAACCCCGCTCCGCGGAGTCGCATCGCGATGA